Part of the Anas platyrhynchos isolate ZD024472 breed Pekin duck chromosome 12, IASCAAS_PekinDuck_T2T, whole genome shotgun sequence genome, cttcTGGAATCCCTTTCTAATGGTGAAGAAAAGCCCTATGCTTCAACCTCTAATGCTTCCTGTGAGTGGAGAATGGCTTGAACTATAGCTATTACTATTTCTGATGGGCAAAGTAAGGCTGCAGTCCAGTAGTTGATATTGATGTTTGTCTGTTAAGATGCTACTTTTTGGGGTGAGACCAACTGACCTTTCCCACTCCTATGCAATGTAGtgtctttgttttcccttttcaaaaCATCTAAGAGGCTCTTGAACCCTGATTTGTTTCCTTATAGAAGATTGTGAATGGTGAAATCTTTCTTAAATCAATTGCCATTGTTGTTTCCTTGTAGTATGTGTGATACCTACTTTGGTAAAGAACTCTGTGGAGCAAAACCCGTTTATTTTAGATGTTGCTGATGTAGTAGGTAGCTTTAAATATTATAATTTATGGCTTTTCTGTTGGTTTGCTGATTAACTGATAAGACAGTGCTTCTCCAAAAGCTGTTGGCAGCTGGGCTTGTCATGCAGCTGGGAGGACAAAGTGTATCTAAAGTCTGTCTGTGAGGGAGGGCAAAAATTAACTTAAAGCAATGCTAATGTGACACTTATTCAAATTTCAGTTCATAAGAAATCTTACATTTTTATGATAAAGATTCtattctgtcttttttccttctacGCTGCCTGAATTAAATCATGGAATTGGGTGAGTATGTAGCTATGGGCTACATACTATTGGGCACTATGGAGCTATGCTGTGTTTGCATGTAGAAATCCAAAAGAAAACTACCTATCTATCTCACAGTATAAATCAGTCATAACTATGATTGAACTATGGCTTTCATTTCTGAAGTTAGtggtttctgtttctgaagctgGTGCTAGGAGGTAGCCATTTTGTTGGAAAGTGATGTCACTTGTAGCAAGGACAGCAAAAACGAGGTGTGGAAGCTTCTCTGAGAGGGGCAAAATTTCAGGTAGAATGTTTTACTTGCTGGCATCTTAGagattctttattattattattggagTATATTAGGAATATTGTTAAGGATTTCTGTCCTTTTATTGCTGCAGCAAGATGGCTGCCTTTTACACTTAAAGGGAAATGCTAAGTTTTGACTTGCTTATGCATGGTGACATGGGGCTGGCTTTTTAGTTTACAGTGAAATAAAAGAAGTAGTATTTTTCTGGGGAAATGGGAAAAGTGTATGCCCACAGCTTTAACAGTTAGCCAGGAGGAAAGTAACTCTGAATGTACATTCTGGTCCAAATCAGAGAAAAAGGCTGTGATAGGTTCTAATGTTTGCAGGCCTTGGCAAAATTCTCTGTGAAATGGTTGACTTGATGCTTTAGTGGCACTTCCTTAACATGTACTTGCTTTATTCATGAAACAACTTGATcaactgaagtgttttattttttaacataacaCTACGCAAAGAACAAGTGAAAAGAACATTCTATAAATTACAGTTTTGCTGTGTTCATTGTCAAGGATGTTTCACAGGGAACCAAGAACTCCAGGCATTCTGCCTACGTATTGCTTACCAGAAGTTCTGACCTTGCATTTGTATAATTTCAAGCAGAAATTAGATTTTTCAAGTTGCATCTGCTTATTCTTTACCTGAAGGCAAAATGTGACATGACAACATGAGACACTGACTTAAATACCCTTCCACAGTATAGTTATGGTccttcaaaagcaaaacaaaataaatgttgttcAGATCTAGTTGCAAattttgctgtgaaaatgaGCAACACCTTTCTGCTCCACTAGAGtcctgtgtccaggtctgggctcCATGTTACAAGGGAGACTCATAACCAGATGAGTACTGGTGAGAGTCCAGCGAAGGCTCCATAAGATGATTAAGGGACTGGAACATCTCTCCTAAAGACTGAGAGAGATGGGACCcttctgcctggagaagagaaggctcagggaggATTTtgtcaatgtatataaatacatataaataaataagggaaGACACAATCAGGTGTCTCTGGACACCACTGAAGAGAGCCTGTCTCcaagacaagaggcaatggggtaaaataaaatgcaggaggttctgtctgaacatcagAAAATTCTCTCCTACTGTGTAGGTGACCAgagcactagaacaggttgcacAGAGGCTGGAGTCTttctccttggagatattcaaaagctgtctggatgtgttcctgagcaacctgctgtagATAGCCATGCTTCAATAGGAGCATTGGGCAAGATGACTTCCAAAATTCCCTTCCAGCCTCTGATTCTGTACAGTTTAAAGAATTAATCACCATTTCTGTCATAATTTCTTTCCAACGTCTATCATCTATTTGTagctaaaattattattttaaagtcatagtgtaaaatattttctctcatttaATAGCCGTCCTGGAATAACATTAACAAAGATCCCCATATGCTGATTCCTACTCCAGATAAAGATGATGATCCAGTTGGTGTTGATTACTCTCACTTTATACATCTAAATGTTGCTCCAACTAGAGCTTCACCATTACCAGTTCTGGGGTAAGTCTACTGTTTTGCTACTGCTTGTCTGTCTTCTTTTGTCTTAGACTTGAGACTAAACATATTCTTCTGTCTTAGCTGGGCCAACAGAGATGATGTATGGAAAAACATGATAAACAAAGAGGATACATATGTGAGGGATAAACTTTATATGCAAAGGCACCCTCTCCTGCAACCTAAAATGCGAACAATTCTTCTAGACTGGCTAATGGAGGTGAGTTTCTCTGTGCCTGAGAGTATTTCAAACATGCTTTTGCTGAAGTATGCTGTAACTGCTACGACTACTGTTTGTGATCTTTGCATAATCCATTATCACTAGACACTTGTCACCATCTTAAGGTCATCAACGAGTGGCACCAAATTGCAAAACATATATATCCATACAGTAAATTGAGTTGATGGTGCATGTACCAACAATGTATTCCAATATTCATTTAGATTAGTCCCTAATGCTCTGCGATGTAAGCTTTTTAAGTTCATGCTGCAGGAAAACCTGCACAGATGATTATGCAAGTTACTGTAAGAAGGAAGGGGAGTTGCATTAGAGACTAGATGCATCTCACAACATAAATCATAGAGTGGTTTGGCTTGGAAGGGACTGTacagaccatctagttccaacctcccttCCGTGGGCAGGGATGCCTTCCACTGGACCAAGTTGCCCAAAGCGCCATCCTGTCTGGCCTTGAACTTTTTCGAGGGTTGGGTCAACAACtgttctgggcaacctgttccagtgcctcaccaccctctgagtaaagaatttcttccctaTATCTAATCTCAAATCTACTCTCTTTTAGCTTAGAgacattaccccttgtcctccACTGAGTGCATTACCCCTGTACTCCCTGATAAATAATCCCTCTCCAGCATTCTTGTAGGCCTCCTTTGAGTAGGCTGCTCTAAGTTCTCTGGGGAGCCTCTATCTGTTACTGGCTTGTAGAATGTACTACAACCCCACTGTCTGTATGGGAGTATTTTTTTGCTGCTTGAATGACTTGGTGACATAGTCTCTATTCTTCATTCTAAAGCAGTTGTgagaattttctcttttaaggtGTTGGAGTGATGCATGTTAGTGAATATGAGGAACTGCAGGTCTGACATTATTAGAACACATGCATTTCTTAAAAGGGCTTTCACTCtaatctgtttgctttttttttttttttgaggagttACTGTAGTGGCAGTTGTCTCATGAGTCAAAGGAAACTGCTTAGCTTCTGCTCTTAGTTAACTTATTAGTTCTCAGTATCAATGAAGCAGAAACCTAATATGAATTTTACGTCTAGgtcttggatttttttaatgcatctgTAGCATCTGCTTTTGACTCTAACACTGTTCTTGACCTTTTTTAATCTGATACCTCTCTAGGTTTGTGAAGTCTACAAGCTTCATAGAGAAACTTTTTATTTAGCACAAGATTTCTTTGATCGGTTTATGGCAACGCAACAGAATGTTGTAAAAACACTATTACAGCTTATTGGGATCTCTTCTTTATTCATAGCAGCAAAGCTTGAGGTAAGTATCTCCAgcttttaccttaaaaaaaaaaaaaagtgaatggaCAGACAGCAGACTTATTATGCACAAGATGCATTTTGGCAAGCTTTATGGAGCTTGATGCTATCATTTGAGTgggagacaaaaaaataaatttcaaaattcTTCCTATATTTTAGAAGTGGTTAAAGTTAAGACTAACTAACATCACAGTATCTATCTTTAGTCCTAAAAGAATAATTTCTTCAGTGTTAGAACAAATctaatgtttttaattgttgttgCTAAATGAATTTTTGGCTGGCTGCTCTACATTGAGACCACTTGTTGCAATTCTACTGTCAGTGGAGTATCTACCAGATAATAGAGTCTTATTCCTTATTTACTGGAAAAAATTgaacatttaaattattttaagttatCACCTTCTTTTAAGAGGCATATTAATATTCAGTCTATTCTTAAGCACAAATTCTTCTGCTTCTAAACAATTAGATTTCATTAGTGAACTCTGTTTAAGGTGAACCTTGCACTTGTTGAGCAGTTAGGCCAAGCTGTCTCCTCAGGTTGAAAAGCAGCTCAGTTCCAATGGTAGGGTTTGAGGAGTTGTTTGACCTGTTCCAATCCATGCAGTATCTCTTGCAGCTAACCTTGGACCAGCAATATATCTCAGCTTCTGTGTTAGCAGTAACACTAATGTGGAAAATCTAATAAGGATAGTGGTTGCATTGATACAGCTACTACCTTTAACTGTCCACTGGAACTTCTATGGTCAATTGGTATTGGTCTGCAACTTGCAAGACCTGATGTCATTACTCTAACAGTTTTTATAAGGTTGTACACCCTGGTAGGTATACAAGTGTCTGTGACCATTAGAGCTACACAACACAAAGGATAAAaggatgtatttaaaaatagtaaatcTCAATGTCAATTATGATACCACCTCAGTGATGTTATAGTCAAACAATGCATGCTGTACTGATCTTTCAGAAGTGAAAGATGAAGACTAAGGGcagaaaggttaaaaaacaCGTCTATGTATATTAAAGGTAAAGGAGAATAATGAGTTAGGATGggaaggttatttttttttcccccatctgcCTTGAAATGCTGAAGTGGCAGTAGGTTGTTCTGCTTTTTAACACATGGGACTAGTTACAAACTATTTCTCATATTGAATGCTTGATCTCCTATCTCTCAGGAAATTTATCCACCAAAGTTGCACCAGTTTGCCTATGTTACGGATGGAGCTTGTACAGAAGATGAAATCCTCAGTATGGAATTGATCATTATGAAGGTAATATTTCTAAGTAGGATTAGTTctgctttatgtttttaaaaaggtatAGCATAGTCAACTAAAAGCAGAGAGTCTCAATTAATCCTAAGTGCTGGTAAGAGATTCAATTTCTAATTGAAAAATAGTGTCTTCTAGGTAATAGGTGATTTAAAGTATCCACCGATACATGAATATTTAACAGAAGTAATTGTTCATCAACCCTATCAATAGGAGGATGTACGGGAGAGGGTTAGATGGGCATGTTCCAAAGATGCCTTGACCAGCAGGAATCATAGGTTTCTATCTAGAGTAAAAAAAGTTGCATGGTCTAAGTTATGAGTTCTTTATTAATACTGAAGTCTTGTGTATGTCTACTGTTTCAGGCTCTTAATTGGAACTTAAATCCACTGACAGTTGTATCATGGCTAAACATTTACATGCAAGTTGCATATTTAAATGAGCTTTATGAGGTATTGTTGCGACAATATCCACAACAAATATTTGTACAAATAGCGGAGGTAAGGCTGATTTCATCCTTCAAAtgctttttcatctgaaaaaaatgttgttttgcaATAGACTTATTAAACATCTGTCGTCTTGTAGCTCTTGGATCTCTGTGTGTTGGATATTGGCTGCTTGGAATATACATATGGTGTACTTGCAGCTTCTGCTTTGTACCACTTCTCTTCATCTGAGTTGATGCAGAAAGTTTCAGGTATGTAATGCTGGCATTTACAGACagtctaatttattttcaaatataagcCTTAATTCAGGCAGATCAGCATGTGTCTTGTCTTCCAGGTTATGAATGGTGTGAGATAGAGGAATGTGTAAAATGGATGGTTCCATTTGCTATGGCTATACGGGAAGTAGGAAGCTCCAAACTCAAACACTTTAGAGGTATAGCTCCTGAAGACTTGCACAATATACAGACGCACATAAACAGCTTGGATTTGCTGGTACGTATGTGCACAATGAAGACAAACTGTCTTAAAATCTCCTAAATCTTGTTTCTTTGGTTAGAACATACAGTAAGTTCAAGTGAAACATTATTGGATTGAGACTTGAGTGTGTGCAGATGGTAAAAGACATAAGGTGGTACTCTAGCTGCAAAATTACAGGGGAAGAAACCTGACTTATACAGTGTTTAGTACAAAAAGGTGATCGTGATTTCAGCCTCATCTCAAACAACAAATAATTACCCTAGAAATGGGAAGCATATTTCTGCCCTTGGGGTACTTCAAATATTGTGTATTAGACCTTTCTCtataggaaaaatgggaaataaaaccttatctgatgaaaaatgaaaataaagactgATCATTTGAGACTGATCTCAGGGAGCTGCTATGTGACAATGGTGGTTGACAAGAAGTTAAGCAGTAGTGGTTCTTAGCTTGAGAAACTTGCAAAGGATCAAAATCGTGTCCAACAATCGTGCCTTTTAATCTACCTAATCTAAACAATCAgacttttttaatatttaggtTATTTAATCATAGTAGAAGTTAAACCTCTTACTGTTCAGTAGCTTCTAAATTTAACTGTCTTGAAAATACTAATACTATTAATGCTGACCATCAGATTCCAAAAGATTCCCAAAGTTCAATATTAATCTCTGGGGCTCATTCACTGGCTATTGTGTATTGCAATAGTGTTTTTATCAGTTACTAGTATATATGCATTTCCAGATTGCTAATATATGAAGTTACAAAACACCAAATCATATTAATCTGTTCCACTGATATAGCAAAGTAAaga contains:
- the CCNE1 gene encoding G1/S-specific cyclin-E1 gives rise to the protein MRRESDFAEEKAPAKGEGGAEGAMRARKRKADVATFLQDPDEEIAQMEMNRKKQYENQPSWNNINKDPHMLIPTPDKDDDPVGVDYSHFIHLNVAPTRASPLPVLGWANRDDVWKNMINKEDTYVRDKLYMQRHPLLQPKMRTILLDWLMEVCEVYKLHRETFYLAQDFFDRFMATQQNVVKTLLQLIGISSLFIAAKLEEIYPPKLHQFAYVTDGACTEDEILSMELIIMKALNWNLNPLTVVSWLNIYMQVAYLNELYEVLLRQYPQQIFVQIAELLDLCVLDIGCLEYTYGVLAASALYHFSSSELMQKVSGYEWCEIEECVKWMVPFAMAIREVGSSKLKHFRGIAPEDLHNIQTHINSLDLLDKAQAKQAILAEQNRTSPFPTGVLTPPQSSKKQSAGLKQM